A single region of the Candidatus Marinarcus aquaticus genome encodes:
- a CDS encoding murein hydrolase activator EnvC family protein — protein sequence MRLLFLLPLIAFQISNASVSNIEKKIDNNKKILEKNSQHKKQTEYQIRKLSNEIRTQTNSLKKLEKKMSVISRIIVQQKDKLEKTKNELSHLEVKAEELKKEKARKEERIINLITEDFSWAFALNLASKKSLNELIDAELYQVLSENSKDEIIQLNKEYLQVSQDKVKNEKAIDKLQQFIAIETKRKKNLSNLQAKQENAIASLQKKHTAYQYELKKSIKKQQSLSNLLGKLNILKKEEIAKQKERERKLALEKRKREQEMAKSSASSQKRFANNIDLDVRMIGSSTAGVKIGHYRGSKTIAPLKSYTITKKFGKYYDPVYKIKLFNESVVMKSKQPKAKVFSVLNGKVVYAKKDSGMLENVVIVQHKNGLHTIYSHLDQISPTIKVGKWIQKGYVVGRVDDSLTFQATKNSAHINPQDLFN from the coding sequence ATGAGACTGTTGTTCCTATTACCGCTGATTGCCTTTCAAATATCGAATGCCTCTGTATCAAATATAGAGAAAAAAATTGACAACAATAAAAAAATACTTGAAAAAAATTCTCAACATAAAAAGCAAACCGAGTATCAAATCAGAAAACTCTCAAATGAGATTCGTACACAAACCAACAGTCTTAAAAAACTTGAAAAAAAAATGAGTGTCATTTCTCGTATCATCGTACAACAAAAAGATAAACTTGAAAAAACTAAAAATGAACTGAGCCATCTTGAAGTCAAAGCCGAAGAGTTAAAAAAAGAGAAAGCACGAAAAGAAGAGCGCATTATCAACCTCATTACAGAAGATTTCTCTTGGGCTTTTGCTTTAAATCTGGCTTCAAAAAAATCTCTTAATGAACTCATTGATGCTGAGTTGTATCAAGTGCTTTCAGAAAACTCTAAAGATGAGATTATCCAACTCAATAAAGAGTATCTGCAAGTTTCACAAGATAAAGTTAAAAATGAAAAAGCCATTGATAAACTGCAACAGTTTATTGCCATTGAAACCAAACGAAAAAAGAACTTGTCCAACCTACAAGCCAAACAAGAAAATGCAATTGCCTCTTTACAAAAGAAACACACAGCGTATCAATATGAACTTAAAAAAAGCATCAAAAAGCAACAATCTCTTTCAAACCTTTTGGGAAAATTGAACATTCTTAAAAAAGAGGAGATTGCCAAACAAAAAGAGCGTGAACGAAAACTGGCATTGGAAAAAAGAAAACGAGAACAAGAGATGGCCAAATCTTCTGCTTCCTCACAAAAACGATTTGCCAATAATATTGATTTAGATGTAAGAATGATTGGTTCATCCACGGCAGGGGTTAAAATTGGTCACTATCGAGGCAGTAAAACCATCGCACCTTTGAAATCATATACCATCACAAAGAAGTTTGGAAAGTATTATGATCCAGTCTATAAAATCAAACTCTTTAATGAATCTGTGGTGATGAAATCAAAACAACCCAAAGCGAAAGTTTTCAGTGTACTTAATGGAAAAGTGGTCTATGCTAAAAAAGATTCAGGGATGTTGGAAAATGTGGTGATTGTTCAACACAAAAATGGTCTGCATACTATTTACTCACACTTAGACCAAATCTCTCCAACGATTAAAGTGGGAAAATGGATTCAAAAAGGGTATGTGGTTGGGCGAGTAGATGACAGCTTAACATTCCAAGCAACCAAAAACAGCGCTCATATCAATCCACAAGACCTCTTTAACTGA
- a CDS encoding FtsX-like permease family protein, with product MKSVKNIFSFVIPLTVMLVTFSMYMFTEEVITNYKTKISDDYSIVVITNTPLVKDDINSLAGIDVKKIVTLDKSKIIDKVKDSLSDNSMFLLKQRLPFFYTIHLETFPTTSELETIKKELGEIPNIKKIEIFSKDHNKIFSLLVLNQNIIIVFFVISLLFAIILFSKQIQIWFYEHQEKISIMQLHGASIIYSASMVIKHALIGALIAFFIVTGLLIFAFNNLNVIFPPELASIIDIDPTLDKEIALLFVMSMVISLTTIIGVLFKYKLKKS from the coding sequence ATGAAGTCTGTTAAAAATATCTTCTCTTTTGTCATTCCATTGACGGTGATGTTGGTCACCTTTTCAATGTACATGTTCACCGAAGAGGTCATCACCAACTATAAAACCAAAATATCAGATGACTACTCCATTGTGGTTATTACCAACACACCTTTAGTTAAAGATGACATCAACTCACTTGCAGGCATTGATGTTAAAAAGATTGTAACTTTAGATAAAAGCAAAATCATAGATAAAGTCAAAGATTCGCTTTCAGATAACTCTATGTTTTTACTCAAACAACGACTGCCATTCTTTTACACAATTCACTTAGAAACCTTTCCCACAACCTCAGAGTTAGAAACCATAAAAAAAGAGCTGGGAGAAATTCCCAACATTAAAAAGATTGAAATCTTCTCAAAAGACCATAATAAAATCTTTTCATTGTTGGTGTTAAATCAAAATATTATCATTGTTTTCTTTGTTATTTCACTGCTGTTTGCTATAATTTTATTTTCGAAGCAGATACAAATATGGTTTTATGAACATCAAGAGAAAATCAGCATCATGCAACTTCATGGAGCTTCAATTATCTACAGTGCTTCAATGGTAATTAAACATGCCCTTATTGGTGCCTTGATTGCCTTTTTTATTGTAACAGGTCTGCTGATTTTTGCGTTTAACAATCTGAATGTTATCTTTCCGCCAGAGCTGGCATCAATCATTGATATTGATCCAACATTGGATAAAGAGATTGCACTGTTGTTTGTCATGTCAATGGTCATCTCCTTAACCACAATTATTGGGGTGTTATTTAAATATAAGTTAAAGAAATCATGA
- a CDS encoding cell division ATP-binding protein FtsE — translation MINAKEIYLSYDENRFIIKKGAFHIRPKEFVFIGGASGSGKSTLLKSFYGDIALKHGKLIIDGHDMSSPRSKILRDVRKNIGVIFQDYKLVKEWTIEENIMLPLKINGYSNDVSKQQAIKLLSHVKLSHREGFYPSELSGGEQQRVAVARALAHNPKIIIADEPTGNLDDYSADLVWNLLKNANEQLGITIVVVTHRVPKNFGIAFRQLSIEDGVIYEVC, via the coding sequence ATGATTAATGCTAAAGAGATTTATCTTTCATACGATGAAAACCGTTTTATTATCAAAAAAGGTGCTTTCCATATTCGACCAAAAGAGTTCGTTTTTATTGGAGGAGCCAGTGGTAGTGGCAAATCTACTCTGTTAAAATCGTTTTATGGAGATATCGCTTTAAAACATGGTAAACTGATCATTGATGGTCATGATATGTCTTCACCTCGAAGTAAAATACTTCGTGATGTTCGTAAAAATATTGGGGTTATTTTCCAAGATTATAAATTGGTAAAAGAGTGGACCATTGAAGAAAACATCATGTTGCCCTTGAAAATCAATGGTTACTCCAATGATGTTTCAAAACAACAAGCCATCAAGCTTCTCTCTCACGTTAAACTCTCACACCGTGAAGGCTTTTACCCAAGTGAATTAAGTGGGGGTGAACAACAACGAGTTGCCGTTGCAAGGGCTTTAGCACACAATCCAAAAATCATCATCGCCGATGAACCAACAGGAAATTTGGATGACTACTCAGCAGATTTGGTCTGGAATTTGCTTAAAAATGCCAATGAACAACTTGGAATTACCATTGTAGTTGTAACGCACCGCGTGCCTAAAAACTTTGGAATAGCCTTTCGACAACTCTCAATTGAAGATGGAGTGATTTATGAAGTCTGTTAA
- the trmB gene encoding tRNA (guanosine(46)-N7)-methyltransferase TrmB — protein MPHIVFSKSKTLELPSQCDGVAFNFIAASYNFTQKPRKTEYKIGITHDNKEFLLTLKEKKEHQLLKADKVTRVTPVTIVKDAINAYAKATEAHIEFANTQNFSQKVEPQKEYLKEIDYFVNEFDTTKEIQIEIGFGSGRHLLHQAKENLDVQFIGLEIHTPSIEQMLKQVKIQGLTNILAVNYDARLFMEFIKSNSVSKIFVHFPVPWDKKPHRRVYSTEFINEALRILNIGGTLELRTDSRKYFDYCTDLLTHLPKGRITIDINKDLKVSSKYEDRWKKQGKHIYDVVLECQQMDEEITIDKDFNFDKELDFNYIKNNIPSKAIVEEDYVVHVEDIFEIDEKSGLIQLTLGSFNRPLTKYIKIDNGKAYYFQGNPVPSSANIHAHKKIKEILTHD, from the coding sequence ATGCCCCATATAGTTTTCAGTAAAAGCAAAACGTTAGAGCTCCCATCACAATGTGATGGGGTTGCTTTTAACTTTATTGCTGCATCATATAATTTCACCCAAAAACCAAGAAAAACCGAATACAAAATCGGTATTACCCATGACAACAAAGAGTTTTTACTTACACTCAAAGAGAAAAAAGAGCATCAACTTTTAAAAGCCGATAAAGTAACCCGTGTTACACCCGTAACCATTGTAAAAGATGCCATCAATGCTTATGCAAAAGCCACAGAAGCGCACATAGAGTTTGCAAACACGCAAAACTTCTCTCAAAAAGTTGAACCACAAAAAGAGTATCTTAAAGAGATTGACTACTTTGTCAATGAGTTTGATACAACAAAAGAGATTCAAATTGAGATTGGATTTGGAAGCGGTCGACACCTTTTACACCAAGCAAAAGAGAACCTCGATGTGCAATTTATTGGTTTAGAGATTCATACACCCTCCATAGAGCAGATGCTTAAGCAAGTAAAAATTCAAGGCTTAACCAACATCTTAGCCGTGAACTATGATGCGCGATTGTTCATGGAGTTTATCAAATCAAACTCAGTGAGCAAAATCTTTGTACACTTCCCTGTACCTTGGGATAAGAAGCCACACCGCCGTGTTTATAGTACTGAGTTCATCAATGAAGCCTTACGAATACTCAATATAGGTGGAACACTGGAACTAAGAACCGATAGTCGTAAATATTTTGATTACTGTACTGACTTGCTCACGCATCTTCCTAAAGGCAGAATCACCATTGATATTAATAAAGATCTGAAAGTTTCAAGTAAATATGAAGATCGATGGAAAAAACAAGGCAAACATATCTATGATGTGGTCTTAGAGTGTCAACAAATGGATGAAGAAATTACCATCGATAAAGATTTCAATTTTGATAAAGAGCTTGATTTTAACTACATCAAAAACAACATTCCTTCTAAAGCAATTGTTGAAGAGGATTATGTGGTGCATGTCGAAGATATCTTTGAAATCGATGAAAAGAGTGGTTTAATTCAATTAACGCTAGGAAGTTTTAACCGTCCTTTGACCAAATATATCAAAATAGACAATGGAAAAGCGTACTATTTCCAAGGCAATCCCGTGCCAAGCAGTGCCAATATTCATGCACATAAAAAAATAAAAGAGATATTGACCCATGATTAA
- a CDS encoding fibronectin type III domain-containing protein: MTKLIKLTSSILLVLLISGCTTTNLTEPSKPRIDNTLEAVDSNSIRTIPDITAIAFEWQKVDDLRVNGYYVYRANMNEEGQKLKRITFVPNRYATHYVDTKLEPNSRYLYAIASATPQSSESKPTTAYSAQTLPVPAPVSFIQAISNMPRQVKILWRPHESERIKAYILERTTPTTAKWEEIATLDGRLQVEYIDTKLKDNVVYMYRLTAVTFDGIKSMPSEIVRAQTKPLPLPANKVHATNDLPRKIIVTWEPSPTEDVIGYNLYYNNSADGSFDILKKFPNTATTYEDVINEDGKHRFYKVTAVDKDNLESALLMNSTMGSTLPKLNKPIITLAQIQGEKAILNWQSGDSRAVSYTVYKTVKEGFMSSKTIKISGVNDLRFEDRDIVRGIEYTYALQSIDENGIPSDKTEAVSLTLPKLSEK, encoded by the coding sequence GTGACAAAATTAATCAAACTTACATCATCAATTCTTTTAGTTCTGCTCATTAGTGGGTGTACAACAACCAATTTAACTGAGCCATCAAAACCACGAATTGATAACACTTTAGAAGCTGTAGATTCAAACTCTATTCGAACGATTCCTGATATTACAGCCATTGCCTTTGAGTGGCAAAAAGTGGATGACCTACGTGTAAATGGATATTATGTTTACAGAGCAAACATGAATGAAGAGGGACAAAAACTCAAACGAATCACATTTGTACCCAACCGATACGCCACACACTACGTGGACACAAAGTTAGAGCCTAACTCACGATACCTTTATGCCATTGCCAGTGCAACGCCACAATCCAGTGAATCAAAACCAACCACAGCATACAGTGCACAAACACTTCCTGTACCAGCACCTGTCTCTTTTATTCAAGCGATCAGTAACATGCCACGACAAGTGAAAATATTGTGGCGACCACATGAAAGTGAACGAATTAAAGCCTATATTTTAGAGAGAACCACTCCTACAACAGCCAAATGGGAAGAGATAGCGACACTTGATGGACGACTTCAAGTGGAGTATATTGATACAAAACTCAAAGACAATGTGGTCTATATGTACCGATTAACGGCGGTTACTTTTGATGGCATTAAATCCATGCCAAGTGAAATTGTACGAGCACAAACAAAACCTCTGCCACTTCCAGCAAACAAAGTACACGCCACCAATGATTTACCAAGAAAAATCATTGTAACTTGGGAGCCATCACCAACAGAAGATGTGATTGGTTACAATTTGTACTATAACAACAGTGCGGATGGAAGTTTTGATATTCTTAAAAAATTCCCTAATACCGCAACAACCTATGAAGATGTGATCAATGAAGATGGAAAACACCGATTCTATAAAGTAACAGCTGTGGATAAAGATAACTTAGAGAGTGCTCTTTTAATGAACTCAACGATGGGTAGTACACTTCCAAAGTTGAATAAACCCATCATTACTTTAGCACAAATCCAAGGTGAAAAAGCGATTTTAAACTGGCAAAGCGGTGACAGCAGAGCAGTCTCATACACCGTATATAAAACAGTTAAGGAAGGCTTTATGAGCTCTAAAACCATTAAAATCTCTGGGGTCAATGATTTACGATTTGAAGACAGGGATATTGTACGAGGTATCGAATATACCTATGCATTACAATCAATCGATGAAAACGGTATTCCATCTGATAAAACAGAAGCTGTTTCATTGACACTTCCAAAATTAAGTGAGAAATAG
- a CDS encoding RluA family pseudouridine synthase, translated as MNKNFIVSSPNRLDKFLSLQLDETRNQIEQLIKKECVKVDGKICTKTGLKLKEEQSVDVTFPQVEKKEAQAIDFDVEILYEDDSILVINKPSNLIVHDAPSVSEPTLVDWLKHQNISLSTISGEERHGIVHRLDKGTSGVMVVAKTNEAHQFLSEQLQDKSMGRYYLAIIDLPLKENVIIEKPIGRNPHNRLKMGVVENGRFAKSAFNKMALSKNEKYELISAKLFTGRTHQIRVHLSSINRHILGDNLYGFKGEFNKINRVYLHAYSLYLIHPLTKREMNFTAPLENDMTTFLENNFNTEEICDKINQTYIINSFSSAH; from the coding sequence ATGAATAAAAACTTTATTGTTTCAAGCCCCAATCGACTGGATAAGTTTCTTTCTTTACAATTGGATGAAACACGAAATCAAATTGAACAACTTATTAAAAAAGAGTGTGTCAAAGTTGATGGCAAAATCTGCACCAAAACAGGACTCAAACTCAAAGAGGAACAAAGTGTAGATGTAACATTTCCGCAAGTAGAGAAAAAAGAGGCCCAAGCAATTGACTTTGATGTTGAAATACTCTATGAAGATGACTCAATACTGGTCATCAATAAACCATCCAATCTGATTGTGCATGATGCCCCAAGTGTCAGTGAACCCACACTTGTGGATTGGCTCAAACATCAAAACATCTCTCTTTCTACCATCAGTGGAGAAGAGCGACACGGAATTGTGCATCGTTTAGATAAAGGTACCAGTGGTGTGATGGTGGTAGCAAAAACCAATGAAGCCCACCAGTTTTTAAGTGAGCAACTTCAAGACAAATCGATGGGTCGATACTATTTAGCCATCATTGATTTACCACTCAAAGAAAATGTGATTATTGAAAAACCCATAGGAAGAAATCCTCATAACCGATTAAAAATGGGTGTGGTTGAAAACGGACGATTTGCAAAGTCTGCCTTTAATAAAATGGCGCTTTCAAAAAATGAAAAATATGAACTTATCAGTGCCAAACTTTTTACAGGCAGAACACATCAAATAAGAGTGCATCTAAGCTCTATAAATAGGCATATTTTAGGGGATAATTTATATGGTTTTAAGGGTGAATTCAATAAAATAAATAGAGTATACTTGCATGCATATTCTCTGTATTTGATTCATCCATTGACAAAAAGAGAGATGAACTTTACAGCTCCATTAGAAAATGACATGACCACATTTTTAGAAAATAACTTTAACACGGAGGAAATTTGTGACAAAATTAATCAAACTTACATCATCAATTCTTTTAGTTCTGCTCATTAG
- a CDS encoding FtsW/RodA/SpoVE family cell cycle protein — MRLFDKRIISHFDHILVFLVLPLIFLSHHLINETNEILAQKQLIYFSISAILFIFVFFLPIRNNLRIIPFFYWIGIILLLAVEFVGVTKLGATRWLPIPFVNATLQPSELIKPIFLLMIGYLVYQNPPPKGGYKLKEFIHISFYILLPFVLIAKEPDLGTALVLLLVGYGTLFVVGVRWKIWATIFIVIALASPLIYTYLIKDYQKKRITDFISDEPSYHVQQSIIAIGSGGLFGKDQEDATQTQLKFLPIATSDFIFAYYVERYGFIGALGLILIYLLLITHLLSMNYSSKDDYLVRAFASGLGLLIFFNMSINILMVLGFAPVVGLPLPIFSYGGSSFITFIVIMAILENLLAFRYKDLYNYERKL; from the coding sequence ATGCGATTATTTGATAAAAGAATTATTTCACATTTTGATCATATTTTAGTATTTTTAGTATTGCCACTGATTTTTTTGTCACATCATTTAATCAATGAAACAAATGAAATCTTAGCACAAAAACAGTTAATATACTTTTCGATATCGGCGATACTGTTTATATTTGTATTTTTTTTGCCCATACGAAATAACTTACGAATCATCCCCTTTTTTTATTGGATAGGAATTATTCTTTTGTTGGCTGTTGAGTTTGTGGGAGTCACTAAACTTGGAGCTACACGTTGGTTGCCCATACCCTTTGTGAATGCCACCTTGCAACCCTCAGAGTTAATCAAACCCATTTTTCTTCTTATGATTGGGTATTTGGTCTATCAAAACCCACCACCCAAAGGGGGGTATAAACTTAAAGAGTTTATTCATATTTCGTTTTATATTCTGCTTCCCTTTGTATTGATTGCCAAAGAGCCAGATTTGGGAACGGCACTTGTTCTTTTATTAGTGGGGTATGGTACGCTTTTTGTCGTGGGTGTGCGTTGGAAGATTTGGGCGACTATTTTTATTGTGATAGCATTGGCATCCCCTTTAATTTACACCTATTTAATCAAAGATTATCAGAAAAAAAGAATCACTGATTTTATTTCAGATGAACCCAGTTATCACGTACAGCAATCGATCATTGCCATTGGTTCAGGTGGATTGTTTGGGAAAGACCAAGAAGATGCCACACAAACGCAGTTGAAGTTTTTGCCTATTGCAACGAGTGATTTTATCTTTGCGTATTATGTTGAACGATATGGTTTTATAGGAGCATTGGGATTGATTCTGATTTATTTGTTGCTCATAACACACCTGCTTTCTATGAACTACTCCTCCAAAGATGACTATCTTGTACGGGCCTTTGCTTCAGGTTTAGGGCTACTGATATTTTTTAATATGAGCATCAATATTTTAATGGTCTTAGGGTTTGCTCCTGTAGTAGGGCTTCCTTTGCCTATTTTTTCTTATGGAGGAAGTTCGTTTATCACCTTTATTGTAATTATGGCAATTTTAGAAAACTTGTTGGCATTCAGATATAAAGATTTGTATAACTACGAACGAAAGTTATAA
- a CDS encoding STAS/SEC14 domain-containing protein, with amino-acid sequence MSNSVLEHGLSIGLHRLNNEFYMKLVIKGRLTHEDYEIITPLLDNAVQGVQQAQIKALIDARDFDGWDLHAAWDDLKLGLKHNKEFIKVAYVGSKEWEERLIKISNWFTCADMQYFEDISEAMLWLEL; translated from the coding sequence ATGAGCAATTCTGTACTAGAACACGGTTTAAGTATTGGTTTACATCGTCTCAACAATGAGTTTTATATGAAATTGGTCATTAAAGGTAGACTGACACACGAGGATTATGAAATCATAACACCATTGTTGGATAATGCTGTACAAGGCGTTCAGCAAGCTCAAATTAAAGCCTTGATTGATGCACGTGATTTTGATGGTTGGGATTTACATGCTGCATGGGATGATTTAAAACTGGGATTAAAACACAACAAAGAGTTTATTAAAGTAGCTTATGTTGGAAGTAAAGAGTGGGAAGAGCGCTTAATTAAAATATCCAACTGGTTTACATGTGCAGATATGCAATATTTTGAAGATATCTCAGAAGCGATGCTTTGGTTAGAGTTATAA
- a CDS encoding TonB family protein, producing MKNLIYALILSIIIHILFLSNYKVTPVNKDSAQNKADKKVQASNVRFVKLQQAKKEPEPKKAVEKKEPPKPLKKVKEQKPQPKRPVVKEAKKTVPKPTVKSEAIPNYMKPLPNKAQTDLQKAQKKLQKENLSDYMVAPNMDYNMLDQITKSYLKLYGEEYNSFTEVQKIFLKNNLRDIGRITEHYLRYPYLAIRLKQQGTNIVEFILYPNGDISDLRLSSSSGSTSLDENTIETIKIAYKDYPRPKEPTKIKIYVNYFGNFY from the coding sequence ATGAAAAACCTCATATATGCACTTATTTTATCAATAATTATTCATATTCTTTTTTTATCCAACTATAAAGTGACACCAGTCAATAAAGACTCTGCACAAAATAAAGCAGATAAAAAAGTTCAAGCTTCCAATGTACGTTTTGTCAAACTGCAACAAGCCAAAAAAGAGCCTGAACCTAAAAAAGCAGTTGAAAAAAAAGAACCTCCAAAGCCACTTAAAAAAGTAAAAGAACAAAAACCACAGCCCAAACGACCGGTGGTTAAAGAGGCAAAAAAAACGGTACCTAAACCCACGGTTAAATCTGAAGCCATTCCAAACTACATGAAGCCACTGCCTAACAAAGCCCAAACTGATTTGCAAAAAGCTCAAAAAAAACTTCAAAAAGAGAATCTCTCTGATTACATGGTTGCACCCAATATGGACTATAATATGCTCGATCAAATCACTAAAAGTTATCTTAAACTCTATGGAGAAGAGTACAACTCTTTTACAGAAGTTCAGAAAATATTTTTAAAAAACAACTTACGGGATATTGGGCGCATCACAGAGCACTATTTACGATACCCCTATTTGGCCATACGTTTAAAACAACAAGGAACCAATATCGTAGAGTTCATACTCTATCCCAATGGAGATATCTCAGATTTAAGATTGAGCAGTTCTTCTGGTTCCACTTCACTGGATGAAAACACGATTGAGACCATAAAAATTGCGTATAAAGATTATCCAAGACCTAAAGAACCCACAAAAATAAAAATTTATGTCAACTATTTTGGAAACTTTTATTAA
- the hemL gene encoding glutamate-1-semialdehyde 2,1-aminomutase: protein MYDKSLKAYEEAQSVIPGGVDSPVRAFKSVGGVPPFIDRGEGSYLVDIDGNRYLDFVQSWGPLIFGHCDKDIEEAVLNTVKKGLSFGAPTELETKLAAEIVEMYENIDKVRFVSSGTEATMSAIRLARGVTGKNDIIKFEGCYHGHSDSLLVQAGSGLATFGAPSSPGVPADLTKHTLLCEYNNIENLKKCFKDSNDIACIIIEPIAGNMGLVPATKEFLQTCRELCDAHGALLIFDEVMSGFRASLTGAHGLVEQNADIITFGKVIGAGMPVGAFAASKAIMSHLSPEGTVYQAGTLSGNPVAMAAGLVSLRKLKSNPSVYTELEAKSQRLVNGLKEAATKHNIPLQVGTRGSMFGFFFCEKMPNNFKEVGECDFERFATFHQEMLKRGFYFACSQYEVGFMCTTITNDEIDACITAADEIMETL, encoded by the coding sequence ATGTATGATAAATCGCTCAAAGCATATGAAGAAGCACAATCAGTTATTCCAGGTGGAGTTGACTCACCTGTAAGAGCATTCAAAAGTGTAGGAGGAGTACCTCCTTTTATTGACCGAGGTGAAGGATCATATTTAGTTGATATTGATGGAAACAGATATTTGGATTTTGTTCAAAGTTGGGGACCTCTTATTTTTGGACACTGTGATAAAGATATTGAAGAAGCTGTTTTAAACACAGTGAAAAAAGGGTTGAGTTTTGGTGCACCCACAGAACTTGAAACAAAGCTTGCAGCTGAAATTGTTGAGATGTATGAGAACATCGATAAAGTTCGATTTGTAAGTTCTGGAACAGAAGCAACCATGTCTGCTATCAGACTTGCTCGTGGGGTAACAGGGAAAAATGACATCATTAAATTTGAAGGGTGTTATCACGGGCACTCGGATTCACTTTTAGTACAAGCAGGTTCAGGTCTTGCGACCTTTGGAGCACCAAGCTCTCCAGGTGTGCCAGCAGACTTAACCAAACACACCCTTTTATGTGAGTACAACAACATTGAGAATTTAAAAAAATGTTTTAAAGACTCAAACGATATTGCGTGTATCATCATTGAACCCATTGCAGGAAACATGGGATTAGTTCCAGCAACTAAAGAGTTTTTACAAACGTGTCGAGAGCTGTGTGATGCCCATGGTGCATTGTTGATTTTTGATGAAGTCATGTCAGGCTTCAGAGCTTCATTAACTGGAGCACATGGATTAGTTGAGCAAAATGCAGATATCATTACTTTTGGTAAAGTGATTGGTGCCGGGATGCCTGTTGGAGCGTTTGCAGCTTCTAAAGCCATCATGTCTCACTTAAGCCCAGAAGGTACGGTGTATCAAGCAGGGACACTCAGCGGTAATCCAGTAGCCATGGCGGCAGGACTTGTGAGTTTACGAAAACTAAAAAGTAACCCATCTGTTTACACTGAGCTAGAAGCGAAATCTCAACGATTGGTCAATGGACTTAAAGAAGCAGCAACAAAACACAATATTCCTTTACAAGTTGGAACACGAGGAAGCATGTTTGGCTTTTTCTTTTGTGAGAAGATGCCCAATAACTTCAAAGAAGTAGGGGAGTGTGACTTCGAACGATTTGCAACTTTCCACCAAGAGATGTTAAAACGAGGTTTCTATTTTGCGTGCAGTCAGTATGAAGTTGGATTTATGTGTACAACCATTACCAATGATGAAATTGATGCATGCATCACTGCAGCCGATGAAATTATGGAGACTTTATGA
- a CDS encoding AtpZ/AtpI family protein, which produces MSNEEVNKKPKHQDKIQALDSLSLGISMVVAVAMGVGIGMLLKDWTGQTWTLWLGVFWGLAAAGLNIYKAYKRAQKTYEGLENDPRYAHRAKYGDNDKDDDDDY; this is translated from the coding sequence ATGAGTAACGAAGAAGTAAACAAAAAACCCAAACACCAAGATAAGATTCAAGCCCTTGACTCTTTGTCTTTAGGTATTTCTATGGTTGTAGCCGTTGCTATGGGTGTAGGTATTGGAATGCTTTTAAAAGATTGGACGGGACAAACTTGGACGTTGTGGCTGGGAGTATTTTGGGGATTGGCAGCTGCGGGATTAAATATCTACAAAGCCTATAAACGAGCTCAAAAAACCTATGAAGGTTTAGAAAATGATCCTCGATATGCCCACCGAGCTAAATATGGTGATAACGATAAAGATGACGACGACGATTATTAA